One genomic segment of bacterium includes these proteins:
- the sugE gene encoding quaternary ammonium compound efflux SMR transporter SugE — MAWINLFIAGLFEIGWAVGLKYTEGFTKLWPSVITIIGMILSFYFLSNAVKTIPIGTAYAIWTGIGAVGTAILGMILFNESKEFVRIFFIFLIVVGIVGLKIFSKVQTQ, encoded by the coding sequence ATGGCCTGGATAAATCTTTTTATTGCCGGATTATTTGAAATCGGCTGGGCTGTCGGTCTGAAATACACTGAGGGCTTTACGAAACTCTGGCCGAGCGTTATCACCATCATTGGTATGATATTGAGCTTTTATTTTCTGTCCAATGCTGTGAAAACAATTCCAATCGGAACAGCTTACGCAATCTGGACAGGAATTGGTGCAGTGGGAACTGCTATTCTTGGGATGATTCTTTTTAATGAATCAAAAGAGTTTGTTAGAATATTTTTCATATTTCTGATTGTTGTGGGAATAGTAGGACTAAAGATATTTTCAAAAGTACAAACACAATAA